One Limibacter armeniacum DNA window includes the following coding sequences:
- a CDS encoding TolC family protein: protein MSIQKKLLTGLLLLILLRVPVFAQESGQSPTMGILDCIEYAKANQTQIRSARIDEQIGEQQIREARGTGLPQVNINASYEDKLKLPLLVVPGFGGEDGGGITMGYQYNTSVSAEATQMIYDPTFGVALKAAKTTRSMYKQQTAFSEEQTAYGVAVAYYQVIVVKKQLDLLQSNLRNAEETLKQTELQFKNGLAKAVDVSRLRVNVNTLRSRIDQSTLTLQQVVSQLKYQMGMPLEQPLDIKEIEMNEEELKLASENVQAEPKNRLDYQLLETNMELQYLDQKRNSASYLPTLTAFANYAYQAQGAEFGVLPTDSNGWLDFSTASIGLRLRIPVFQGLQRDARIQQSKLKRYKIEEQISNKKETIKLEVTNAEIKYKNTLERIDSEKENVELAQSVLDITKLEFREGVSTSTDVVNAETALTEAQNTYITTLLDLYTARLELENAKGTIMDYLVINQ from the coding sequence ATGAGTATTCAAAAGAAACTTTTAACAGGCTTATTGCTACTAATCCTCTTGAGAGTGCCGGTGTTTGCACAGGAAAGTGGACAATCTCCGACAATGGGGATATTGGATTGCATTGAGTATGCGAAAGCCAATCAGACTCAGATTCGAAGTGCGCGAATTGATGAGCAGATTGGTGAACAACAGATAAGGGAGGCCAGAGGTACAGGTTTGCCTCAGGTAAATATTAATGCCAGCTATGAGGACAAGTTAAAACTTCCACTCCTTGTAGTACCTGGCTTTGGTGGTGAAGACGGTGGTGGTATCACCATGGGTTACCAATACAATACATCTGTCTCGGCAGAGGCTACCCAAATGATATATGACCCTACATTTGGTGTTGCTTTGAAGGCTGCCAAAACAACCCGTAGCATGTATAAGCAGCAGACAGCTTTTTCGGAAGAGCAAACGGCTTATGGGGTTGCCGTCGCTTACTATCAGGTGATTGTGGTTAAGAAGCAATTGGACCTGCTGCAAAGTAACCTGAGAAATGCTGAAGAAACCCTGAAACAGACGGAGCTACAGTTTAAGAATGGTTTGGCAAAAGCTGTGGATGTTAGCCGATTAAGAGTGAATGTGAATACACTTCGTTCCAGAATTGATCAGAGTACATTGACACTTCAGCAAGTGGTAAGCCAACTGAAATATCAGATGGGAATGCCATTGGAGCAACCGTTGGATATCAAGGAAATTGAAATGAATGAAGAGGAGCTGAAGTTGGCATCAGAAAATGTGCAAGCTGAACCGAAGAACAGGTTAGACTATCAGTTGCTGGAAACTAATATGGAACTGCAATACCTTGATCAGAAAAGAAATTCTGCAAGTTACCTGCCTACGCTTACAGCATTCGCCAACTACGCTTATCAGGCTCAGGGTGCTGAGTTTGGAGTCCTTCCTACTGACAGTAATGGATGGCTGGATTTCAGTACGGCAAGCATTGGCTTGAGACTGAGAATACCAGTATTCCAAGGTTTGCAACGTGATGCAAGAATACAGCAGTCCAAACTGAAACGCTACAAGATAGAAGAGCAAATCTCCAATAAAAAAGAAACGATCAAGCTGGAGGTTACCAATGCAGAAATAAAGTACAAGAATACATTGGAGCGCATTGATTCTGAGAAAGAAAATGTGGAGTTGGCGCAAAGTGTATTGGATATAACAAAGCTCGAATTCAGAGAAGGGGTAAGTACTTCTACAGATGTTGTCAACGCGGAAACAGCACTTACGGAAGCACAAAACACTTATATCACAACCCTTTTGGACCTGTACACTGCAAGGTTGGAGCTTGAGAATGCCAAGGGTACCATCATGGACTATTTAGTAATAAATCAGTAG
- a CDS encoding TetR/AcrR family transcriptional regulator translates to MKGQKDIEKDNTELKIRLAAKELFTAKGFKGTTVRDVAKKADVNIALVNYYFRSKEKLFKAIFEENTKEYFLLIQDIVQSEGLTLEERIKRYVSTVMDQLVQNPQLPMFILQEMHQNPELFLDKKRMDCTRIAQSLLTRHKDEISPEKLSNIDVIQLEASISSLIVFPLVSKVIMMKVHDLDEAEYHNLMEQRKEIITDMIISYLKS, encoded by the coding sequence ATGAAAGGGCAAAAGGATATAGAGAAAGATAATACTGAATTGAAAATCAGACTGGCAGCAAAAGAATTGTTTACTGCCAAAGGCTTCAAAGGCACAACTGTGCGTGATGTAGCTAAAAAGGCTGATGTCAATATTGCTCTTGTCAACTATTATTTTCGTAGCAAAGAAAAGCTTTTCAAGGCTATTTTTGAAGAAAACACGAAAGAATACTTTCTGTTGATTCAGGATATTGTTCAAAGCGAGGGACTTACATTGGAAGAGCGAATCAAAAGATATGTCTCTACGGTAATGGACCAACTGGTACAGAATCCTCAATTGCCAATGTTTATCTTGCAGGAGATGCATCAGAATCCAGAACTGTTTCTTGACAAGAAACGCATGGACTGTACCCGTATCGCACAATCTCTTTTGACAAGGCATAAGGATGAAATAAGCCCTGAAAAGTTGTCTAATATAGATGTTATCCAGCTAGAAGCCAGTATTTCCAGCCTGATAGTATTTCCTTTGGTATCCAAGGTTATCATGATGAAAGTACATGACCTGGATGAAGCGGAATACCATAACCTGATGGAACAAAGAAAAGAAATTATTACAGATATGATTATCAGTTACTTGAAGTCATGA
- a CDS encoding efflux RND transporter periplasmic adaptor subunit — MKKIISITLTIVLISFIGFKLYSNKKEINANNKVADKGDVTVAVNTSKVKKGTSTNSFSLLGTVAPDQAVDIKAETAGKVEKIYIDLGDELKRGAVVARIDNRLLSIAASNAKQRLDDAKQNYERYKNLFEGGAATQAQYDQFKLSYENAQNQYAEAKRQLDKSVVTAPFSGVITKKSIDEGAYVNIGGSVARLIDVKHLKVELSVAEKDVYNLKKGDQVTISTSVFPGVTYAGEITFISPQGDDAHNYPVEIAFDNKATNTLKAGTYVNVQFSIASGVEVLQIPRSALIGSIQSAKTYLVKDGVAYLKDITVGRDNGEYLEVVNGLQAGDEVVVTGQINLSDKTKVEVIN; from the coding sequence ATGAAAAAGATCATTAGCATAACTTTAACCATAGTGCTCATTTCCTTTATAGGATTCAAACTCTATAGCAACAAAAAGGAAATCAATGCAAATAATAAAGTGGCGGACAAAGGTGACGTTACTGTCGCAGTCAACACTTCAAAAGTCAAAAAAGGTACAAGTACAAACAGTTTCTCATTGCTGGGTACTGTAGCTCCTGACCAGGCTGTAGACATCAAGGCTGAAACAGCAGGAAAAGTGGAGAAAATTTACATCGATTTGGGTGATGAGCTGAAAAGAGGTGCGGTAGTCGCTCGCATTGACAACAGGCTTTTGAGCATTGCAGCTTCCAATGCCAAACAAAGACTGGACGATGCCAAGCAAAACTACGAACGTTACAAAAACCTATTTGAAGGTGGCGCAGCCACACAGGCGCAGTACGATCAGTTCAAACTGTCTTATGAAAATGCACAAAACCAGTACGCTGAAGCAAAAAGACAACTGGACAAGTCTGTAGTGACGGCACCGTTCAGCGGTGTGATTACCAAAAAGAGCATTGATGAAGGTGCCTATGTAAATATTGGGGGATCAGTTGCCAGACTGATTGACGTAAAACACCTGAAAGTAGAGCTAAGTGTAGCTGAAAAGGATGTTTACAACTTGAAGAAAGGGGATCAGGTAACAATTTCTACATCGGTATTCCCGGGTGTTACTTATGCAGGTGAAATTACATTCATCAGCCCTCAAGGGGATGATGCACACAACTATCCAGTTGAAATTGCCTTCGATAATAAGGCTACCAATACTTTGAAAGCGGGTACTTATGTGAATGTTCAGTTCAGCATTGCTAGTGGTGTTGAGGTATTGCAAATCCCTCGTTCTGCACTGATTGGTAGTATCCAAAGTGCTAAGACATACCTAGTGAAAGATGGTGTAGCTTACCTGAAAGACATTACTGTAGGTCGTGATAACGGTGAATACCTGGAAGTGGTAAATGGCTTGCAAGCGGGCGATGAAGTAGTGGTGACAGGACAGATCAACCTGTCTGACAAAACCAAGGTAGAAGTAATCAACTAA
- a CDS encoding sodium/sugar symporter, whose product MGSFSFLDYAVFIGYAVLILFMGLWVSRDKKGETKSAEDYFLASKSLPWWAIGASLIASNISAEQFIGMSGSGFAIGLAISCYEWIAAASLIIVGKYYLPIFIKKGIFTMPQFLKDRFDGRVSMSLSVFWLLVYVFVNLTSVLYMGALSLEIIMGVPILYGIIGLALFAAVYSIYGGLSAVAWTDVVQVVVLVIGGLVTTYLSFNALSGGEGMLSGLQIAFEQAPEKFKMIIDRGTMIPDGKGGFVDAYEMLPGIGALFGGIWIVNLAYWGLNQYIIQRTLAGKNLKEAQNGVVFAGYLKILMPLIVVLPGIVAFTISKDPLAYNVGESIAGTVSDMAVGTITKSDEAYPWLLNTFVPTGLKGLAFAALAAAIVSSLASMINSTSTIFTMDIYKSHFNQNASNKSLVNMGRMVSVIALFIAVLVAPMLGELDQAFQFIQEFTGLVTPGVLVIFTLGLFWKRATANAAFAVALLTFPLSWGMKILLEEMPFLDRMFIVMLVLAAIAVVISLFGKEDKEKSIKIEKGMFNTGMTFNIASMGICGILSVLYLIFW is encoded by the coding sequence ATGGGAAGTTTTTCATTTCTGGACTATGCAGTCTTTATCGGATATGCCGTACTGATCTTGTTTATGGGACTCTGGGTTTCCCGAGACAAAAAAGGAGAAACCAAGTCGGCAGAGGATTATTTCTTGGCGTCAAAGTCATTGCCTTGGTGGGCAATTGGAGCCTCGCTCATCGCTTCTAACATCTCGGCAGAGCAATTTATCGGGATGTCAGGTTCTGGGTTTGCCATCGGGTTGGCGATTTCTTGTTACGAGTGGATTGCAGCAGCTTCGCTGATTATAGTGGGTAAATATTACCTGCCGATCTTTATCAAGAAAGGCATCTTTACAATGCCTCAGTTCTTGAAAGACAGGTTTGATGGGCGTGTTAGTATGAGCCTTTCCGTATTCTGGTTGCTGGTGTATGTGTTTGTGAACCTGACTTCAGTACTGTATATGGGCGCGTTGAGTCTTGAGATTATCATGGGTGTGCCGATCTTGTACGGCATAATTGGTCTGGCGCTCTTTGCTGCAGTTTACTCGATTTACGGAGGACTTTCAGCTGTGGCTTGGACAGACGTTGTACAGGTAGTTGTATTGGTTATTGGAGGTTTAGTTACTACTTATCTGTCATTCAATGCACTGTCTGGTGGAGAAGGTATGCTGTCAGGTTTGCAGATTGCATTCGAGCAAGCACCAGAAAAGTTTAAGATGATTATCGATAGAGGGACCATGATTCCTGATGGTAAAGGTGGATTTGTAGATGCCTATGAAATGTTGCCAGGTATCGGTGCTTTGTTTGGTGGTATCTGGATTGTAAACCTGGCTTACTGGGGACTTAACCAGTACATTATTCAGCGTACCTTGGCAGGTAAAAACCTGAAGGAAGCGCAGAACGGGGTTGTGTTTGCAGGTTACCTGAAGATCCTGATGCCTTTGATCGTTGTGTTGCCAGGTATTGTAGCGTTCACCATTAGTAAAGATCCATTGGCATACAATGTAGGGGAGAGCATTGCCGGTACTGTTTCTGACATGGCGGTAGGTACGATCACCAAATCAGATGAAGCTTACCCTTGGTTGCTGAATACCTTCGTTCCAACAGGTTTGAAAGGTTTGGCATTTGCCGCATTGGCAGCAGCGATTGTTTCTTCATTGGCATCCATGATCAACAGTACGTCGACTATCTTTACAATGGACATCTATAAGAGCCATTTCAATCAGAATGCCTCGAACAAGTCTTTGGTAAACATGGGTAGAATGGTTTCAGTAATTGCACTGTTTATTGCCGTATTGGTCGCTCCGATGTTGGGAGAACTGGATCAGGCGTTCCAGTTTATTCAGGAGTTTACAGGACTTGTAACACCGGGTGTATTGGTCATCTTTACATTGGGACTTTTCTGGAAACGTGCAACAGCCAATGCCGCTTTTGCAGTAGCATTGCTTACTTTCCCATTGTCTTGGGGTATGAAAATCCTCTTGGAAGAAATGCCATTCTTGGATAGAATGTTTATAGTGATGCTGGTACTGGCAGCCATAGCGGTGGTAATTTCCCTGTTTGGAAAAGAAGACAAGGAAAAAAGTATCAAAATTGAGAAAGGTATGTTCAACACAGGAATGACTTTCAACATTGCCTCAATGGGTATTTGTGGAATCTTGTCCGTTCTGTACCTGATTTTCTGGTAG